In Antarcticibacterium arcticum, the genomic stretch ATCTGGTGAATCAAATTCAGTACGGCCTATATAATAATTACCTTCCTTGCGGTCTATTACCACTTTAAAGATTTGGCCAATTTTCTGTTGGTTCAGTTCCCAGGAGATCTGGGATTGAAGTTCCATGATCTGGTTGGCCCTGTCCTGTTTTACTTCCTGTGGCACGTCATCTACCAGGTTAAAGGCATGGGTGTTTTCTTCGTGAGAATAGGTAAAACATCCCAGGCGTTCAAAACGCATATCGGCTACCCATTGTTTCAATTCCTGGAAATGAGCTTCAGTTTCTCCCGGGTAACCCACAATAAGGGTGGTTCTAATGGTCATTTCAGGAACTATACTACGGAATTGCTTCAGTAGATTTGTTGTTTTTTCATGGGTGGTACCCCTGCGCATGGATTTCAACAGATCATCTGAAATATGCTGAAGCGGAATATCCAGGTAATTACAAATCTTAGGCTCTCTTTTCATAAGATCCAGCACATCCATAGGAAAACCAGTTGGAAATGCATAATGCAATCTTATCCATTCAATTCCTTCCACTTTCACAAGGTTCTCAAGCAATTCAGCCAGATTCCTCTTTTTATAAAGATCAAGGCCATAATAAGTAAGGTCCTGGGCAATCAAGATTAGTTCCTTCACCCCATTCGCGGCCAGTTTGGAAGCTTCGGTCACAAGATCTTGTATAGGGGTGGAACGGTGTTTCCCTCTCATTAACGGGATAGCACAAAAAGAACACGGCCTGTCACAGCCTTCCGCTATTTTTAAATAAGCGTAATTCTTTGGCGTAGTAGTAAGACGTTCACCTACGAGTTCATGTTTATAATCGGCCTCCAGGGCTTTTAGTAAAGCCGGAAGTTCTGTAGTTCCAAAATATTGATCAACATCTGGGATCTCCTTTATAAGATCAGGTTTATAGCGTTCGCTTAAACATCCCGTCACAAAAACCTGGTCTACCTCTCCCCTTTGTTTCTTTTCTACAAACTCCAAAATAGTGTTTACAGATTCTTCCTTTGCATTATCAATAAAACCGCAGGTATTGATCACAACAATATTTCCTTCTTCTTCATGAACAACATCCTTGTCATTAGCCTTTAATTGCCCCATCAACACTTCGCTGTCATAGACATTCTTGCTGCAGCCAAGCGTTACTACATTGATCTTGTTCTTCTTTATGGATTTTGTTCTCATGCTATTAGAAATTATCTTGTCATGTAGACCTCGCAGGTTTTAAAAACCTTTGAGGTCTCTGTGTGATCCTTAAATCTGGATCGGTTTTAAAACGGGTGCAAAGATACAACCTAAAATTTGATTGGAAGAAGGAGTTGCGAACTGTTTAAAATACTGATCCTAAAATTTTTAAGCCAGATACATCCTTATAGGCAATTTTGTATCTTCATCAAAATCCAAATTGCAATATCAACCCTATGAAAAATTCGGTGCTTTTAATAGTTATATTTCTTTTGTTTCAATCCTTTTACGGCCAGGAACGCATTAGGGATCTTGGAATAGAAATAGGGGTGCTTCCCACGGGAACTCTGAATAGTATTACAGATGTGGCGGGAGTTCTGGTAGGGCATACTACTCTGGTAAAAGGGGATTCAGTACATACCGGTGTTACAGCGATCCTTCCTCATTCGGGAAATATCTTCCAGCAAAAAGTACCTGCAGCCATCTATGTTGGCAATGGCTTTGGAAAACTGGCCGGGATCACCCAGGTAAATGAATTGGGGAATATTGAAACTCCCATTATACTAACCAATACCCTAAGCGTTGCCACTGCGATGAATGCCGTTATAGGCTACACCCTTAACCAAGCGGGGAATGAAAATGTACAATCTGTCAACGCGGTGGTGGGCGAAACCAATGATGGATATCTCAATGATATTCGCGGGAGGCATATAAATGAAGAAGATGTTTTAAAGGCTATTGAGAACGCCAGTGTTGGTCCCGTTAAAGAAGGAAATGCAGGTGCAGGAAGCGGTACTGTCGCTTTTGGGTTCAAGGGAGGAATAGGCACTGCTTCCAGAAAATTACCGGAAAGCCTGGGAGGTTATACTTTAGGGGTAATTGTGCAGTCCAATTTTGGTGGAGTC encodes the following:
- a CDS encoding DmpA family aminopeptidase yields the protein MKNSVLLIVIFLLFQSFYGQERIRDLGIEIGVLPTGTLNSITDVAGVLVGHTTLVKGDSVHTGVTAILPHSGNIFQQKVPAAIYVGNGFGKLAGITQVNELGNIETPIILTNTLSVATAMNAVIGYTLNQAGNENVQSVNAVVGETNDGYLNDIRGRHINEEDVLKAIENASVGPVKEGNAGAGSGTVAFGFKGGIGTASRKLPESLGGYTLGVIVQSNFGGVLQIAGVPVGKELKQFSFSNKLLNNVDGSCMIVVATDAPLDHRNLERLAKRAFLGIAKTGGIVSNGSGDYIIAFSTAEANRIPYSTRDNLLKQEVVPNDQMSPLFMAAIEATEEAILNSLFMAEAVKGKPGRNIEALPLDKILPILKKNGVIKD
- the rimO gene encoding 30S ribosomal protein S12 methylthiotransferase RimO; protein product: MRTKSIKKNKINVVTLGCSKNVYDSEVLMGQLKANDKDVVHEEEGNIVVINTCGFIDNAKEESVNTILEFVEKKQRGEVDQVFVTGCLSERYKPDLIKEIPDVDQYFGTTELPALLKALEADYKHELVGERLTTTPKNYAYLKIAEGCDRPCSFCAIPLMRGKHRSTPIQDLVTEASKLAANGVKELILIAQDLTYYGLDLYKKRNLAELLENLVKVEGIEWIRLHYAFPTGFPMDVLDLMKREPKICNYLDIPLQHISDDLLKSMRRGTTHEKTTNLLKQFRSIVPEMTIRTTLIVGYPGETEAHFQELKQWVADMRFERLGCFTYSHEENTHAFNLVDDVPQEVKQDRANQIMELQSQISWELNQQKIGQIFKVVIDRKEGNYYIGRTEFDSPDVDNEVLIDATRIYLKTGDFYEVKINEAADFDLYGEPLNVTEVRPTRKEIKFQV